A single genomic interval of Trichosurus vulpecula isolate mTriVul1 chromosome 6, mTriVul1.pri, whole genome shotgun sequence harbors:
- the LOC118853980 gene encoding olfactory receptor 4X2-like, with protein sequence MVQTGNVTEFIFLGLSPNAEIQRICFVLFLFLYMAIVLGNSLIVLTVNFSKSLGSPMYFFLSHFSFVEICYSSTTSPKLIADLLVERKSISLEGCITQVFFIHFFGGIEMFLLIMMAYDRYLAICKPLHYVTIMNHWVCGLLVGMAWLSGFLHSIAQILLLFHLPFCGPNVIDHYFCDVLPLLELACTDTFFTGLLIVANGGSLSVVSFIILLSSYSVILFHLRGHSKEGRQKALSTCASHITVVILFFGPCVFIYLRPNTTCYLDKMVAVFYTVITPVLNPIIYSLRNAEVKNAMRKLWVRVLKQGEA encoded by the coding sequence ATGGTGCAGACTGGCAATGTGACAGAATTCATTTTTCTAGGACTCTCTCCTAATGCAGAGATTCAGAGAATTTGctttgtgttgtttttgttcttataCATGGCTATTGTGTTGGGGAATTCCCTCATTGTATTGACTGTCAACTTCAGCAAGAGTCTTGGCTCCCCCATGTATTTCTTCCTCAGTCACTTCTCCTTTGTGGAGATCTGTTATTCCTCCACCACTTCCCCCAAACTCATTGCTGATTTACTTGTTGAGAGGAAATCCATCTCCCTAGAGGGCTGCATCACACAAGtattcttcatccatttctttGGTGGCATTGAGATGTTTCTACTCATAATGATGGCTTATGACCGATACTTGGCCATCTGTAAGCCTCTGCACTATGTGACCATTATGAACCATTGGGTTTGTGGCCTCCTGGTTGGGATGGCCTGGTTGAGTGGCTTTTTACACTCAATTGCCCAaattctcctccttttccatctaCCCTTTTGTGGCCCTAATGTGATTGACCATTATTTCTGTGATGTGCTCCCTCTGCTGGAACTTGCCTGCACTGACACCTTCTTCACTGGGTTGCTTATTGTGGCTAATGGGGGGAGCCTGTCAGTAGTGAGCTTCATCATTCTCTTGAGCTCTTACAGTGTTATCTTGTTCCACCTAAGGGGGCATAGCAAGGAAGGACGCCAAAAAGCCCTCTCTACTTGTGCTTCCCACATCACTGTAGTCATCTTGTTCTTTGGGCCCTGTGTGTTCATCTACCTGCGGCCCAACACCACATGCTACCTggacaagatggtggctgtaTTCTACACAGTGATCACTCCTGTTCTCAACCCAATCATCTATTCCTTGAGGAATGCTGAAGTGAAGAATGCCATGAGGAAGCTGTGGGTCAGGGTGCTAAAACAAGGAGAGGCATGA